From the genome of Kiritimatiellia bacterium, one region includes:
- a CDS encoding DUF1156 domain-containing protein, with protein MKKLLESDFPIRVVSAESVREKNIRHGHISTLHIWWARRPLAASRTTALAALLPDDPRHRNEWLELVRQIAPWEVVSGSDGSGGSDRSPVAKARRLIRQAYGGRAPRVLDPFAGGGAIPL; from the coding sequence ATGAAAAAACTCCTCGAAAGCGACTTCCCGATCCGCGTCGTCTCGGCCGAGAGCGTGCGGGAGAAGAACATCCGCCACGGTCACATCAGCACGCTGCACATCTGGTGGGCGCGCCGGCCGCTGGCGGCATCGCGCACGACCGCGCTGGCTGCGCTGCTGCCGGATGACCCACGCCACCGGAACGAGTGGCTGGAGCTGGTGCGGCAAATTGCGCCGTGGGAGGTGGTAAGCGGATCCGACGGATCAGGCGGATCAGACCGATCGCCTGTGGCCAAAGCGCGGCGGTTGATCCGCCAGGCCTACGGCGGACGCGCGCCGCGCGTGCTTGACCCGTTTGCCGGGGGCGGGGCGATCCCGCTG
- a CDS encoding four helix bundle suffix domain-containing protein — protein sequence MQSRSDRSDRSDRSPRRLRPSGGYRQAASFQTATLIYDATYWFCEKYLDPRSRTVDQMVQAARSGRQNIAEASRAAATSSQTELRLLNTARASLEELLLDYEDYLRHRHLPQWAPDSAEARAVRAVAARMRRQRDQTEQTDPADPPDEQYRKLWAHYAPWLEHADPAVRANALICLIHQANYLLDQQISALEKAFVEGGGYSEQLAAARLAHRARKDPPDPTDPTDRIPTCARCGKPMALRTARTGKNAGQQFWGCTGYPECKGALPLDGAP from the coding sequence ATGCAGAGTAGATCCGACCGATCAGACCGGTCCGACCGATCACCGCGCCGCCTCCGCCCCAGTGGCGGTTACCGGCAGGCCGCCAGTTTTCAGACCGCCACACTCATCTACGATGCCACCTACTGGTTTTGCGAGAAGTACCTCGACCCGCGCTCGCGCACGGTGGACCAAATGGTGCAGGCGGCGCGTAGCGGCCGGCAGAACATTGCCGAGGCCAGCCGCGCCGCCGCCACTTCCTCCCAGACCGAGTTGCGCCTGCTCAACACCGCCCGGGCCAGCCTGGAGGAACTGCTGCTGGACTACGAAGATTACCTGCGCCACCGCCACCTGCCGCAATGGGCACCCGACAGCGCGGAAGCGCGCGCGGTGCGCGCGGTGGCGGCGCGCATGCGCCGCCAACGTGATCAGACTGAGCAGACTGATCCGGCCGATCCGCCCGATGAGCAATACCGCAAGCTGTGGGCGCATTACGCCCCCTGGCTGGAGCACGCCGACCCGGCGGTGCGGGCCAACGCGCTGATTTGCCTGATCCACCAGGCCAACTACTTGCTCGACCAGCAGATCAGCGCCCTGGAGAAGGCCTTTGTGGAGGGCGGCGGCTACAGCGAGCAACTTGCCGCCGCACGGCTGGCCCACCGGGCCAGAAAAGATCCGCCTGATCCGACCGATCCGACCGATCGGATACCCACTTGCGCGCGGTGCGGCAAACCCATGGCCCTGCGCACGGCGCGCACCGGCAAAAACGCCGGGCAACAGTTCTGGGGCTGCACCGGCTACCCGGAGTGCAAGGGCGCACTGCCACTGGACGGAGCACCATGA
- a CDS encoding helicase-related protein: protein MNDKPIQPGDVLEAPFWPEPVRVVRATSLGRRFNVECVGTQSQKYYSRILSDSDVAVLRHLDIRGRDFRGRAEAFFLGIEAHRVRFAQQFDPIFAVNTSQVDPLPHQIEAVYHYILQSPRIRFLLADDPGAGKTIMTGLLLKELKYRGLVRRVLIVVPGHLKDQWLREMKERFGETFTVVDRSVMDASWGRNIWQEQPQAITSMDFGKQDDVMATLAEVRWDIVVVDEAHKMAAYRYGDKTDKTGRYRLGELLSRTSQFLLFLTATPHRGDPENFRLFLDLLVPAMFANTTLLRESIQNRDNPLFLRRLKEDLRDFEGRPLFPPRRVFTKAYRLNDDERRLYNAVTQYVQRSYNKALQSEKRNVAFALLILQRRLASSVRAVRRSLERRNVRLEQLLSLGQWLAEGSRLDEDELEDASETERLRREEELVERLTAAETREELQAEIQTLGELIRLAKDAERHEVETKLNELRRVISEKKIQETREKLLIFTESRETLEYLVEKLKNWGYTVAQLHGGMSLELRIRAEHDFREKAQVMVSTEAGGEGINLQFCSLMVNYDLPWNPNRLEQRMGRIHRYGQQREVNIYNLVAADTLEGKVMQALFQKLERIRDALGSDRVFDVIGEVIPGRTLKDLIVDAIAQRRTLDEIIAEIETVPDEEAVRKAREAVLEALATRHIDISRLLGEDRRAREHRLVPEYIEQFFLRGCRFLSLHVEQRRDGLWRVPIVPWDLRNVSLTFKHQFGEVFSEYHKLAFDKQIARRQEAVFVAPGHPLLESIIEQLLQECVDDLRRGAQFADPDGRLDGWIWFLIGELRDGADLIAGQRLYALYQPRDGDELRLLNSSVLWDLVPHPADLPDLSDPSDQPVLGFAIEHVLESYRAELLAQRQRDAAIKQKYGVRSLEQMLLESQAKLIDYETRRAKGEPIPDVELRNEERRREELQARKQALEEEIQREISLLPSAPQILGVARVIPKPAGDPAMRSDAEIEAIGMHVALVHERAQGRTPTDVSRENLGYDIRSEAPDGAVRYIEVKARAATGPIVLTPNEWLMAQRLGPDYWLYVVENAASEPKLFTLQNPAGKLRPEEVVEIVRFVVKDWRQYAE from the coding sequence ATGAACGACAAACCGATCCAACCGGGGGATGTATTGGAAGCTCCCTTCTGGCCGGAACCGGTTCGTGTGGTTAGAGCCACATCTCTTGGCCGGCGTTTCAATGTCGAATGCGTCGGCACACAGTCCCAAAAGTATTATTCGCGAATTTTGAGCGACAGCGATGTCGCCGTGCTGCGTCACCTTGATATCCGCGGTCGAGATTTTCGAGGCCGGGCCGAGGCGTTCTTTCTTGGGATCGAGGCCCATCGGGTTCGATTCGCCCAGCAATTCGACCCGATCTTCGCGGTGAACACCTCGCAGGTAGACCCGCTTCCGCATCAGATTGAGGCGGTCTATCACTACATCCTGCAGAGTCCTCGGATCCGATTTCTGCTCGCCGACGATCCCGGCGCTGGGAAAACCATCATGACCGGCCTCTTGCTGAAGGAACTCAAATACCGCGGGCTCGTCCGGCGCGTCCTCATCGTCGTGCCCGGCCATCTCAAAGATCAATGGCTTCGCGAAATGAAGGAGCGGTTCGGCGAGACTTTTACCGTCGTGGACCGCAGCGTGATGGACGCGTCATGGGGCCGCAACATCTGGCAGGAACAGCCGCAGGCCATCACGTCGATGGATTTTGGCAAACAGGACGACGTGATGGCCACATTGGCCGAGGTTCGATGGGACATCGTCGTAGTCGACGAAGCGCACAAAATGGCGGCGTACCGTTACGGCGACAAAACTGATAAGACCGGGCGTTACCGCCTGGGCGAATTGCTGTCGCGCACCAGCCAATTCCTGTTGTTCCTGACGGCGACGCCGCACCGAGGCGATCCGGAAAACTTCCGCCTGTTCCTTGACCTTCTCGTACCTGCGATGTTCGCCAATACAACTCTGCTGCGCGAATCGATTCAAAACCGCGACAACCCTCTCTTCCTGCGTCGACTCAAGGAGGACCTGCGCGATTTCGAGGGCCGACCTCTCTTCCCGCCGCGCCGCGTCTTTACCAAAGCCTACCGGCTGAATGATGACGAGAGGCGCCTTTACAACGCCGTCACTCAGTACGTCCAGCGGTCTTATAACAAGGCCCTTCAAAGCGAAAAACGCAACGTCGCTTTTGCCCTGCTCATCCTGCAGCGGCGCCTGGCCTCCAGCGTGCGCGCCGTCCGCCGTTCGCTCGAACGCCGCAACGTTCGTCTCGAACAACTCCTCTCTCTGGGCCAGTGGCTCGCCGAAGGCAGCCGGCTCGACGAAGATGAATTGGAAGATGCCTCAGAGACCGAACGTCTCCGTCGAGAGGAAGAACTGGTCGAGCGGCTCACCGCTGCCGAGACCCGCGAGGAACTGCAGGCTGAGATCCAGACCCTTGGCGAGCTCATCCGCCTGGCCAAAGATGCCGAGCGCCATGAGGTCGAGACCAAGCTGAACGAACTGCGCCGCGTCATCAGTGAGAAAAAAATCCAGGAGACCCGCGAGAAACTGCTTATCTTCACCGAATCGCGCGAAACCCTCGAGTACCTGGTCGAGAAGCTCAAAAACTGGGGCTACACCGTCGCCCAATTGCACGGCGGCATGAGCCTCGAACTGCGCATCCGCGCCGAGCACGACTTCCGCGAAAAAGCTCAGGTCATGGTGTCCACCGAGGCCGGCGGCGAGGGCATCAACCTCCAGTTCTGCTCGCTCATGGTCAATTATGACCTGCCGTGGAATCCAAACCGGCTTGAACAGCGCATGGGCCGCATTCACCGCTATGGCCAGCAGAGAGAGGTGAACATCTACAACTTGGTGGCCGCCGACACCCTCGAGGGCAAGGTCATGCAGGCGCTCTTCCAAAAGCTCGAGCGCATCCGCGATGCCCTGGGCAGTGACCGGGTCTTCGATGTCATCGGCGAGGTCATCCCGGGCCGCACCCTGAAAGACCTCATCGTGGACGCCATCGCTCAGCGTCGGACTCTCGACGAAATCATCGCCGAAATCGAGACCGTGCCGGACGAGGAAGCGGTGCGAAAAGCTCGCGAGGCCGTGCTTGAAGCCTTGGCCACGCGGCATATAGACATCAGCCGCCTCCTGGGCGAAGACCGGCGGGCCCGCGAACACCGACTCGTTCCCGAGTACATTGAGCAGTTCTTCCTCCGGGGCTGCCGGTTTCTGAGCCTGCATGTCGAGCAGCGACGCGATGGCCTCTGGCGCGTGCCAATCGTGCCCTGGGATTTGCGCAATGTGTCCCTGACCTTCAAGCACCAGTTCGGTGAGGTCTTCAGCGAATACCACAAGCTGGCGTTCGACAAGCAGATCGCCCGCCGCCAGGAAGCCGTCTTCGTCGCGCCCGGCCACCCTCTGCTGGAGTCGATCATCGAGCAATTGCTCCAGGAATGCGTCGACGACCTGCGCCGCGGCGCCCAGTTCGCCGATCCCGACGGGCGACTCGACGGCTGGATTTGGTTTCTAATTGGCGAACTCCGCGACGGCGCCGATCTCATTGCGGGACAGCGGTTGTACGCCCTCTATCAGCCGCGGGACGGCGACGAACTACGCCTGCTTAACAGCAGCGTGTTGTGGGATCTAGTGCCCCATCCAGCGGATTTGCCCGACCTGTCGGATCCGTCGGATCAGCCGGTGCTCGGCTTTGCCATCGAGCATGTACTGGAAAGCTATCGCGCCGAGCTGCTGGCACAGCGCCAGCGCGACGCTGCCATAAAGCAGAAATACGGCGTGCGCTCGCTGGAGCAAATGCTCCTAGAGTCGCAGGCCAAGCTGATTGACTACGAGACCCGTCGTGCCAAGGGCGAACCCATCCCGGACGTGGAACTGCGCAACGAGGAACGACGCCGCGAGGAATTGCAGGCACGCAAACAGGCGCTCGAAGAGGAAATCCAACGCGAGATTAGTTTGCTGCCTTCCGCGCCGCAGATTCTGGGTGTGGCGCGGGTGATACCGAAACCCGCCGGTGACCCGGCCATGCGCTCGGATGCCGAGATCGAGGCCATCGGGATGCATGTGGCTCTGGTGCACGAGCGCGCCCAGGGCCGGACGCCCACCGATGTGTCGCGCGAAAACCTCGGCTACGACATCCGGTCGGAGGCGCCGGACGGCGCGGTGCGGTACATCGAGGTCAAAGCCCGTGCCGCTACCGGCCCGATCGTGCTCACGCCCAACGAATGGCTCATGGCTCAGCGGCTGGGGCCCGACTACTGGCTTTACGTGGTGGAAAACGCCGCTAGCGAACCAAAGCTGTTTACTCTGCAAAACCCCGCGGGCAAACTTCGCCCCGAAGAAGTGGTTGAGATCGTGCGGTTTGTGGTCAAAGACTGGAGGCAATATGCAGAGTAG
- a CDS encoding nucleotidyltransferase domain-containing protein, protein MPECKVLAFGSRVEGNAKAYSDLDLAIVGERVLPFKTVWRLREAFEESDLPFRVDVVDWHAVSEKFRDVIKKRSVPIQEAHKDI, encoded by the coding sequence GTGCCGGAATGTAAGGTGCTCGCTTTCGGCTCACGCGTCGAGGGGAACGCAAAGGCTTATTCTGACCTGGACCTTGCCATCGTCGGAGAACGCGTACTGCCCTTCAAAACGGTATGGCGCCTGAGAGAAGCCTTTGAAGAGTCTGACCTGCCCTTCCGCGTGGACGTCGTCGATTGGCACGCTGTCTCTGAAAAATTCCGCGACGTAATCAAAAAACGATCCGTCCCGATTCAAGAGGCCCACAAAGACATTTGA
- a CDS encoding nucleotidyltransferase substrate binding protein, which produces MSLELESFETAVTALKQVFAKSEDKSFMASLDSVAQHAIRSGAIQHFEVTYELCWKLMKRWLESNVSPGMAEGVTRRELFRLAAEQRLISDVERWMHYHAARNETSHTYNEPTAEKVYSVIRDFVEDADALLATLKARNNRDSSTRARDDPAHFAPACAGM; this is translated from the coding sequence ATGTCGCTCGAATTAGAAAGCTTCGAGACGGCGGTAACCGCCCTCAAGCAAGTCTTTGCGAAAAGCGAGGACAAGTCGTTCATGGCGTCACTCGACTCCGTCGCTCAGCACGCGATTCGATCGGGCGCAATTCAGCACTTTGAAGTCACTTACGAATTATGCTGGAAATTGATGAAGCGATGGCTCGAAAGCAATGTAAGCCCGGGAATGGCCGAGGGCGTGACGCGCCGCGAACTCTTTCGACTAGCCGCGGAGCAACGACTCATTTCCGATGTGGAGCGATGGATGCACTACCACGCCGCCCGAAATGAAACCTCGCATACCTACAACGAACCGACGGCCGAAAAGGTCTATTCGGTCATCCGCGATTTTGTGGAGGACGCCGATGCACTTCTGGCGACGTTGAAGGCCCGCAATAATCGAGATTCGTCCACACGAGCTCGAGACGATCCGGCGCATTTTGCGCCAGCATGTGCCGGAATGTAA
- a CDS encoding flippase-like domain-containing protein, giving the protein MTFLPRAKAARSLLRWLLAAGLLAALFVAVPAREVASVLAEASPAKLSVAAALFLAGHAAHTGRLWLLIRAVRLRWTWREVAHFHFTSMAYALALPGGSVAGTAVRIYRLSDGGRELGASSAALIVDRLAATLTLGLSGLLCAGLGSFHADPPVLTVMLAVFAGGSILMALAVAGAARVPFAAAWLAKRGLSQGAPIRPALTACAISLGVHVIGIAAFTAAAGSLGLMPGVLPLGYARAAMIIAAMLPISVAGLGVRESAALLVLGGMGVPPDRAVGLSFMVFILGWLLPALLGGFLEIAALLRRTRQAETRQDLNQAP; this is encoded by the coding sequence ATGACCTTCCTCCCACGCGCGAAGGCGGCTCGATCCCTCCTCCGATGGCTCCTGGCAGCCGGACTGCTGGCGGCGCTTTTTGTCGCCGTACCGGCGCGCGAGGTGGCTTCGGTCCTCGCTGAAGCATCGCCCGCAAAGCTGTCTGTGGCCGCGGCTCTCTTCTTGGCCGGACATGCGGCGCACACCGGGAGACTCTGGCTACTCATTCGAGCCGTACGGTTGCGCTGGACCTGGCGCGAGGTGGCGCACTTTCATTTCACGTCGATGGCATACGCGCTGGCGTTGCCGGGCGGATCGGTTGCGGGAACCGCAGTGCGTATTTATCGGCTCAGCGATGGCGGGCGTGAACTCGGCGCGTCCAGCGCGGCGCTCATCGTGGATCGCCTGGCAGCAACGCTGACCCTCGGCCTATCCGGTCTGCTATGCGCCGGACTCGGCTCGTTTCACGCAGACCCACCCGTGCTGACAGTGATGCTCGCGGTTTTTGCAGGCGGATCGATCCTGATGGCGCTCGCCGTTGCCGGCGCCGCCCGCGTACCGTTCGCGGCGGCCTGGCTGGCAAAGAGAGGCCTTTCGCAAGGCGCGCCCATTCGGCCTGCGTTGACTGCCTGCGCGATCTCGCTCGGGGTCCATGTCATCGGCATTGCCGCGTTCACGGCCGCCGCAGGCTCGCTGGGCCTGATGCCAGGTGTTTTACCCCTTGGGTACGCGCGCGCGGCGATGATCATCGCCGCTATGTTGCCGATCAGTGTCGCCGGTCTCGGCGTGCGAGAAAGCGCCGCGCTCTTGGTGCTGGGCGGCATGGGCGTTCCGCCGGACCGGGCGGTGGGCCTCTCGTTTATGGTTTTCATCCTCGGCTGGCTGCTCCCTGCGCTGCTCGGCGGCTTTTTGGAAATCGCCGCGCTTCTCCGTCGTACGCGCCAAGCTGAGACGCGCCAGGACCTAAACCAAGCACCCTAA
- a CDS encoding secondary thiamine-phosphate synthase enzyme YjbQ: MKSYRKELWFNLPTRRGFVNITPQVEQCVRESGVKEGLCLVNAMHITASVFINDNESGLHSDFERWLEKLAPEKPHSQYAHNDTGEDNADAHLKRTIMGREVVVAITNGRLDFGPWECIFYGEFDGRRNKRVLVKIIGE; encoded by the coding sequence ATGAAAAGTTACCGCAAGGAGTTGTGGTTCAATCTGCCGACGCGCCGGGGGTTTGTGAACATCACGCCCCAGGTCGAGCAGTGTGTGCGCGAAAGCGGGGTGAAGGAAGGGCTGTGCCTCGTGAACGCGATGCACATTACGGCGAGCGTCTTCATCAATGACAATGAGTCGGGCCTACACAGCGATTTCGAACGCTGGCTCGAGAAACTCGCGCCGGAAAAGCCGCACAGCCAGTACGCGCACAACGATACCGGCGAGGACAATGCGGATGCGCACCTCAAGCGAACGATCATGGGGCGGGAGGTGGTAGTGGCGATCACCAACGGGCGGCTGGATTTTGGGCCGTGGGAATGCATCTTCTATGGGGAATTCGACGGTCGGCGCAACAAGCGCGTCCTGGTGAAAATCATCGGCGAATAG